In bacterium, the following proteins share a genomic window:
- the folB gene encoding dihydroneopterin aldolase, with translation MGVIKIHNMSFYGYHGVTAAEKEIGKRFTVDVEMVVDTYHAAKTDNLMDTVNYEEVYRVVGDFITENIFHLTETLAEGIADLLENSFTQSGVRVCVRKSNPPFPGNLDYIEVEVIRGEI, from the coding sequence ATGGGAGTAATAAAAATACATAACATGTCTTTTTATGGCTATCACGGTGTGACGGCGGCAGAGAAGGAGATTGGGAAGCGTTTTACTGTCGATGTCGAGATGGTAGTGGACACATATCATGCGGCGAAAACCGATAATCTTATGGATACAGTTAATTATGAAGAGGTTTATAGGGTTGTTGGGGATTTTATCACTGAGAATATTTTCCATCTCACCGAGACTCTAGCCGAGGGCATAGCCGATTTGTTGGAAAATTCTTTCACACAGAGCGGTGTAAGGGTTTGTGTTAGAAAGAGCAATCCGCCATTTCCTGGAAATCTGGATTATATTGAGGTTGAGGTTATACGTGGGGAGATATGA
- a CDS encoding YggS family pyridoxal phosphate-dependent enzyme, with protein sequence MTIKSNIEKLGKKIAAQCANCGRNPEEITLIAASKYVDAGGVEEAYSAGLRHFGENKVKDALIKIEALPKDIIWHMFGHLQSNKVTKTVGAFDLIHSIDSLELAERIDRVASERNILQKILIEVNVSAEESKFGFDAIKASSNISRILQLENISLQGFMTMAPFTDDEHSIRNAFQKLKQLRDNISSKMGNELPILSMGMTNDWNIAIEEGATHLRIGSAIFKG encoded by the coding sequence ATGACTATCAAAAGCAATATAGAGAAACTGGGAAAAAAGATTGCCGCTCAATGTGCAAACTGTGGACGCAATCCTGAAGAAATAACGCTCATCGCCGCAAGCAAGTATGTCGATGCCGGTGGAGTCGAAGAGGCTTATTCGGCAGGGCTTAGACATTTTGGGGAAAACAAGGTCAAGGATGCACTCATTAAAATTGAAGCCCTTCCAAAAGACATTATCTGGCACATGTTTGGGCACCTACAGAGCAATAAAGTTACTAAAACCGTGGGAGCTTTCGACCTCATACACTCCATAGATTCACTCGAATTAGCGGAACGCATCGATAGAGTGGCATCCGAAAGAAACATTCTCCAGAAAATACTCATCGAAGTTAATGTCAGCGCGGAAGAAAGCAAATTCGGATTCGATGCAATAAAGGCATCTAGTAATATCTCTCGCATTCTTCAACTCGAAAACATAAGTTTACAGGGCTTTATGACTATGGCTCCATTCACAGACGACGAACACTCAATCCGAAACGCTTTTCAAAAACTTAAACAGCTTAGAGATAATATTTCCTCCAAAATGGGGAACGAACTACCTATTCTCTCGATGGGTATGACCAATGATTGGAATATTGCAATCGAGGAAGGTGCAACACATCTCCGAATCGGTTCGGCTATATTCAAAGGATAA
- a CDS encoding pantoate--beta-alanine ligase has protein sequence MEIIDNISVISGRIREYKVSGLKVGFVPTMGFLHDGHLSLVHSAKKLADRVVVSIFVNPTQFSPDEDLDSYPRDFQRDETLCSNEGVDIIFYPTSKVMYPDNFSTEIKVRGFSQLLCGRTRPNHFDGVTTVVGKLFNIVQPDLAIFGKKDYQQLTIIKRMAADLNFPIEIIGGETVREHDGLAMSSRNKYLTPIEREVAPVLYRTLLFTKDRIENGNAQDSGALIRVMRDRIEGSGPFDIDYIEIVDTSSLKPIDNPFSRECVIVLAARLGKARLIDNIEVGI, from the coding sequence ATGGAGATAATCGACAATATATCGGTAATTAGTGGAAGAATTCGTGAGTATAAGGTTTCCGGTTTAAAAGTTGGGTTTGTTCCTACGATGGGTTTTCTCCACGATGGTCACCTTTCGCTTGTGCATAGTGCAAAAAAACTTGCCGACAGGGTGGTTGTTTCGATTTTTGTTAATCCAACACAGTTCAGTCCAGATGAGGATTTGGACTCCTACCCTCGGGATTTCCAACGAGATGAGACGCTTTGTTCAAACGAGGGCGTCGATATTATTTTCTATCCGACTTCCAAGGTAATGTATCCGGATAATTTTTCCACCGAAATTAAGGTTCGCGGTTTTAGTCAGCTTCTTTGCGGACGCACCCGCCCGAACCATTTCGATGGAGTTACAACTGTTGTGGGTAAATTGTTTAATATAGTTCAGCCCGATCTTGCTATTTTTGGGAAGAAAGACTATCAGCAATTAACCATCATTAAGAGGATGGCTGCAGATCTTAATTTTCCCATCGAGATTATTGGGGGTGAGACTGTCCGAGAACACGATGGTCTTGCTATGTCGAGCAGAAACAAATATCTTACGCCTATCGAGAGAGAGGTTGCACCTGTTTTATATCGGACGCTTCTTTTTACCAAAGACAGGATTGAAAACGGCAATGCTCAGGATTCGGGTGCATTGATTAGGGTGATGCGAGACCGTATTGAGGGCAGCGGTCCGTTCGATATTGATTATATTGAGATCGTGGATACTTCAAGCTTAAAGCCCATCGATAATCCCTTTTCGAGGGAATGTGTGATTGTTTTAGCGGCGAGACTTGGCAAGGCACGTCTTATAGATAATATAGAAGTTGGTATTTAG
- the folK gene encoding 2-amino-4-hydroxy-6-hydroxymethyldihydropteridine diphosphokinase — protein sequence MIAALVLGSNVGDRVGFLIKAVGKIGEFGAIKGISGLFISKAYGVEDQDDFINAALLLSTNIDPRGLLYELKKIEKELGREEIFRWGPRKIDIDIALFDGLIIDLVDLTIPHKGLIERDFFLDPLIELIPEVADPISGKTLSKLREELPKAENKVVSKYIDKRWQVLIT from the coding sequence ATGATAGCAGCTTTGGTTCTTGGATCGAATGTTGGTGACAGGGTAGGTTTTTTAATTAAAGCTGTGGGGAAAATTGGTGAATTTGGGGCAATAAAGGGGATTAGCGGCCTTTTTATTAGCAAGGCATACGGTGTTGAAGACCAGGATGATTTTATAAACGCCGCTCTTCTTCTTTCGACGAACATTGATCCTCGAGGATTATTATATGAGCTTAAAAAGATCGAGAAGGAGCTTGGCCGGGAGGAGATTTTTCGTTGGGGGCCGCGCAAAATCGACATAGATATAGCGCTATTTGATGGTCTTATTATAGATTTGGTTGATTTGACAATTCCTCATAAGGGTCTTATTGAACGCGATTTTTTTCTGGATCCGCTTATCGAGTTGATACCGGAAGTGGCCGATCCCATTTCGGGGAAGACGTTATCGAAGTTGAGAGAGGAATTACCTAAAGCTGAAAATAAAGTAGTCTCTAAGTATATTGATAAAAGATGGCAAGTCCTCATTACATAG
- a CDS encoding glutamate--tRNA ligase has translation MSIRVRFAPSPTGQPHVGVIRTAIFDWLLARHYNGEFILRIEDTDRSRYVEGAVEEIIGALNWLGMDIDEGPEPINGEHGPYFQSERLKLYYRYANYLLETGKAYWCECSIERLGELRASQETAKKDIRYDNRCRDLELNGLPGDDKHVLRFKIPEGGTTTFHDELRGDITVLNSTLDDFVIIKRDGFPTYHFASCIDDHHMAISHVFRGEEWISSAPKHKLIYDAIGIEPPKFVHVPVILGTDKKKLSKRHGATNTLDYKNMGYLPEALFNFLALIGWNPGGVEEILPKEKLIEAFSIDRINTSAGVFDIEKLNWMNGAYIRAMKIEELTERLKPFMAEWGWIGANWEPMGEAYVKSVVSLMQERLARLVELKERAFYFFEEIEGYEPKGVKKSFKGEDIIDRLRAAHIALSDCDFTHDGLEAAIRGVAEVFEVGAGKIIHPIRLAVSGITAGPSLFEMLELLGQERVLERVECAIQWLQENKR, from the coding sequence ATGTCGATTAGAGTAAGATTTGCACCTTCGCCAACAGGCCAACCGCATGTGGGCGTTATTCGCACGGCCATTTTCGATTGGCTTTTGGCAAGGCATTACAATGGGGAATTTATCCTAAGAATAGAAGATACTGACCGCTCACGCTATGTAGAGGGGGCGGTGGAGGAGATTATTGGTGCGCTTAATTGGCTGGGGATGGACATCGATGAAGGTCCCGAACCTATAAATGGTGAACACGGGCCTTATTTTCAAAGCGAAAGGCTAAAGCTATATTATCGATATGCCAATTATCTCTTGGAAACGGGAAAGGCATATTGGTGTGAATGCTCCATTGAAAGGCTTGGCGAGCTTCGCGCATCTCAGGAGACCGCAAAAAAAGATATTCGTTATGATAATCGCTGTCGTGATCTCGAACTTAATGGCCTACCGGGCGATGACAAGCATGTCCTTCGTTTTAAAATACCCGAGGGAGGAACAACGACTTTCCACGACGAACTTCGCGGCGATATTACGGTCTTAAATTCCACACTGGATGATTTTGTTATAATAAAGCGCGATGGTTTCCCAACATACCATTTTGCAAGTTGTATCGATGACCATCACATGGCGATTAGCCATGTCTTTCGTGGTGAAGAATGGATTTCATCGGCGCCCAAGCATAAACTTATTTATGATGCCATAGGTATCGAGCCGCCGAAATTTGTTCATGTGCCTGTGATACTCGGCACAGATAAGAAGAAGTTATCTAAACGCCACGGTGCCACAAATACGCTCGATTACAAAAATATGGGATACCTTCCAGAGGCTTTATTCAATTTCCTCGCGCTAATAGGATGGAATCCGGGCGGTGTCGAGGAGATTCTTCCCAAGGAAAAGCTTATTGAGGCCTTTTCAATCGATAGAATTAACACATCCGCCGGGGTATTCGATATAGAAAAGCTCAACTGGATGAACGGTGCTTATATTCGTGCAATGAAGATCGAAGAACTTACAGAGAGATTGAAACCCTTCATGGCTGAATGGGGTTGGATAGGCGCGAACTGGGAACCGATGGGTGAAGCCTATGTCAAATCGGTAGTCAGTTTAATGCAAGAGCGCTTAGCCCGCCTTGTCGAGCTTAAAGAAAGGGCATTTTATTTCTTTGAAGAGATCGAAGGTTACGAACCAAAAGGTGTGAAGAAGAGCTTCAAAGGCGAGGATATAATAGATCGCTTAAGAGCTGCTCACATAGCGCTTTCAGATTGTGATTTCACTCACGATGGCCTCGAAGCTGCAATTCGTGGCGTGGCCGAAGTGTTTGAAGTTGGTGCTGGGAAGATTATTCATCCTATAAGATTGGCGGTAAGTGGTATAACAGCAGGCCCCAGCCTTTTTGAGATGCTCGAACTTTTAGGCCAAGAAAGAGTATTAGAGCGTGTAGAATGCGCGATACAGTGGTTGCAAGAAAACAAGCGGTAG
- the panB gene encoding 3-methyl-2-oxobutanoate hydroxymethyltransferase: MADKLTILDILASKKRGEQIAALTAYDYFMAKFLDRAGIDVILVGDSMNMVVYGAKNTLTLELDVMLPHIQSVSSAAKRALVVGDLPFMSYQPSVRDAVISSGRMVKAGAQSVKLEGGSAFIEHIKAILDAGIPVMGHLGMTPQSIHTIGGYRLIGKSELEADRVFDEALALEEAGIFSLVLEKVPSELATRITESLSIPVIGIGAGCGCDGQILVVNDILGLFDEFTPKFVRKYAALSEVITESVKSYVSDVKNGAFPNSKESY; the protein is encoded by the coding sequence ATGGCTGATAAATTAACAATACTAGACATATTGGCGAGCAAAAAGAGGGGCGAGCAAATCGCCGCTTTAACAGCATACGATTATTTTATGGCCAAGTTTTTGGATAGAGCCGGTATAGATGTAATCCTTGTGGGTGATTCTATGAACATGGTTGTTTATGGCGCGAAAAATACTCTTACGCTTGAACTCGATGTTATGTTACCGCATATTCAGTCGGTTAGTTCTGCCGCGAAGCGCGCCCTCGTTGTTGGAGATTTGCCTTTTATGAGCTATCAACCTTCGGTTCGGGATGCTGTGATTTCTTCGGGGCGTATGGTAAAGGCTGGTGCGCAGTCGGTTAAGCTGGAGGGTGGGAGCGCATTTATCGAGCATATAAAGGCTATCCTTGATGCTGGTATCCCGGTTATGGGGCACCTTGGCATGACCCCACAGTCTATACATACAATTGGTGGGTATCGGCTTATTGGGAAGAGCGAGCTCGAGGCAGATCGTGTTTTCGATGAAGCCTTGGCGCTCGAAGAAGCGGGCATATTTTCACTCGTTTTGGAGAAGGTCCCGAGTGAGTTAGCGACTAGGATAACAGAATCATTATCTATTCCAGTGATCGGTATTGGTGCGGGTTGTGGTTGTGATGGACAGATATTGGTTGTAAATGATATATTGGGATTGTTTGACGAATTTACCCCGAAGTTTGTCAGAAAATATGCTGCATTGTCCGAGGTTATTACTGAATCTGTCAAAAGCTATGTTTCAGATGTCAAGAATGGAGCCTTTCCAAATTCTAAAGAAAGCTATTAA
- a CDS encoding glycosyltransferase family 4 protein, whose translation MKKIAFIAFDLNPLWGSEAHVGHMWLRAISSDFYVEVFTLSINKDAIEDFDYGPNVKFHYIEINPLLRQFLFKLKLFGTLNRTFIKQLTPILLELCHKKKISLIHFVTPAGIHTYNNIYKKIDIPYLIGPIGGGLKTPPGFSKAFNLNALLSSKLRSLFHISLKYKKTFKNYLKCSSAIIAGTKFIMPIIPVEVHNKVRYIFDTSIEEELKPVPKVHSEKVKLVFCGRLIAIKGITMLIDALGKIKKERPQVWNAIDVKILGDGPLRSKCERHSAKYGLSNRVSFLGKIPRKETLEIVANSDILCNPAIREPGGTAVLEGMALGLPLIVADYGGPSISVTEECGIKIKLTDYATFVEDLALAISLLITNEDLRIRLGEAAKERSIEFSFEALKKRALELYNKLTENRSPK comes from the coding sequence ATGAAGAAAATAGCTTTCATAGCTTTTGACCTAAATCCTCTATGGGGTTCCGAGGCCCATGTTGGGCATATGTGGCTTAGGGCAATATCCTCGGATTTTTATGTCGAAGTCTTCACTCTATCTATCAACAAAGATGCAATCGAGGATTTCGATTACGGTCCCAATGTTAAATTTCACTATATTGAAATAAACCCTTTGTTACGGCAATTTCTTTTCAAATTAAAACTCTTCGGAACGTTGAACAGAACCTTCATAAAACAACTAACTCCCATACTTCTTGAACTGTGCCACAAAAAAAAAATATCCCTTATACACTTTGTTACCCCGGCAGGAATACACACATACAATAATATTTATAAGAAAATCGATATTCCTTATTTGATCGGACCCATTGGTGGAGGGCTCAAAACACCACCAGGATTTAGCAAGGCTTTTAATCTGAACGCTTTGCTTAGTTCAAAATTAAGATCTCTATTTCACATTTCTTTGAAATACAAAAAGACTTTCAAAAACTACCTTAAATGCTCCTCGGCAATTATCGCCGGCACAAAATTTATTATGCCTATTATTCCTGTGGAGGTGCATAATAAAGTCCGTTATATATTTGATACATCGATCGAGGAAGAATTGAAACCTGTCCCAAAAGTCCATTCAGAAAAAGTGAAATTGGTTTTTTGCGGAAGATTGATTGCAATTAAAGGTATTACCATGCTAATCGATGCGCTAGGAAAAATAAAAAAAGAGCGTCCACAAGTATGGAACGCAATCGATGTAAAAATTCTCGGTGATGGCCCTCTTCGCTCCAAGTGTGAACGCCACTCCGCTAAATATGGGTTATCGAATCGCGTTAGTTTTCTAGGGAAAATACCACGAAAAGAAACTCTGGAAATCGTCGCAAATTCGGATATTTTATGTAATCCTGCAATACGCGAACCCGGTGGGACAGCCGTCCTCGAAGGTATGGCTCTGGGGCTTCCTCTGATAGTTGCGGATTACGGAGGACCATCGATCTCAGTGACCGAAGAATGTGGAATAAAAATCAAGTTAACAGATTACGCCACTTTCGTCGAGGACCTTGCTCTAGCTATCTCACTTTTAATAACAAACGAAGACTTAAGAATCCGGCTTGGTGAGGCCGCTAAAGAAAGGTCGATAGAATTTTCATTCGAGGCTCTAAAAAAGCGCGCTCTCGAGCTTTATAATAAGCTTACAGAAAACAGATCACCAAAGTAA
- a CDS encoding archease: protein MPFSVDRIDHDANIGITVLADSPEELFRGATEGMLEILLDSSKIESRTIRIVSKASKKIDLLLVGFLNEILDLVLLDGFAARGINIGEFTDDFIVAEVSGQKNLPEYSVLHEIKAVTCHQLEIKKDEKETYSTRIIFDL, encoded by the coding sequence ATGCCGTTTTCTGTGGATAGAATCGACCACGACGCAAATATAGGAATAACCGTCTTAGCAGACTCCCCGGAAGAACTCTTTAGAGGTGCGACGGAAGGAATGCTTGAAATTTTATTGGATAGTTCAAAAATTGAAAGCAGAACTATTCGAATTGTATCGAAAGCCTCAAAAAAAATCGACCTGCTTCTTGTCGGTTTTCTAAACGAGATACTTGATCTCGTTTTATTAGACGGCTTTGCCGCGCGGGGTATCAATATTGGAGAATTTACCGACGATTTTATCGTTGCGGAGGTTAGCGGTCAGAAAAACCTGCCGGAATATTCAGTCTTACACGAAATTAAAGCGGTAACATGTCACCAACTCGAAATTAAAAAGGACGAAAAAGAAACATATTCCACGAGGATTATTTTCGATTTATAA
- a CDS encoding deoxynucleoside kinase has product MASPHYIAIEGVIGVGKTTLAKKLADRFNGRLVLERFDENPFLPDFYKNPVYNAFTTQIFFLLSRYRQLNQLHNYDLFHEAIIADYMFEKDAIFANINLSDLEIRLYNEVARHLASEIPKPNLVIYLQASSLALMKRIRKRGRNYEKKIPERYIENLVEAYEHYFFNYRESALLVINTERLDLEVDLVIDELFHRLEKPIRGTEFYNPDVTLWE; this is encoded by the coding sequence ATGGCAAGTCCTCATTACATAGCAATCGAAGGTGTTATCGGAGTTGGCAAGACTACCCTTGCCAAGAAACTCGCCGATAGATTTAACGGTCGATTGGTTTTAGAGCGGTTTGATGAGAATCCGTTCCTTCCTGATTTTTACAAAAATCCGGTTTACAATGCTTTTACCACTCAGATATTTTTCCTTTTATCAAGGTATAGGCAGTTGAATCAGCTTCATAATTATGATCTTTTTCACGAGGCCATCATCGCTGATTATATGTTTGAGAAGGATGCAATATTTGCCAATATCAATCTTTCGGATTTGGAGATACGGCTCTACAATGAGGTTGCGCGTCATCTTGCCAGCGAGATACCTAAGCCCAATCTTGTAATTTATCTTCAGGCCAGCTCATTAGCATTAATGAAGCGCATACGCAAGCGTGGCAGGAATTATGAGAAGAAGATTCCGGAAAGATATATAGAAAACCTAGTCGAGGCTTATGAGCATTATTTCTTTAATTATCGTGAATCGGCATTATTGGTAATAAACACCGAAAGACTCGATCTTGAGGTTGATTTAGTGATCGATGAGTTATTTCATAGGTTGGAAAAGCCTATTAGAGGGACAGAATTCTACAATCCTGATGTTACGCTTTGGGAGTGA
- the mazG gene encoding nucleoside triphosphate pyrophosphohydrolase, translated as MSKHPDFIELVEVVDKLRGENGCPWDKIQTHDSAKPYLIEETYEVIEALEAHDDSALCEELGDVLLQIVFHAKMASERGAFDIDDITKGIVEKLINRHPHVFGESSLETAEQVLQEWEQIKLKEKKAKRGKSSLLDGLPMSMSALLVAQRIQEKASRIGFDWPTIEPVWEKIREEFSELEKAIVSQDIEEIESELGDLLFSITNLARFLEVSSEMALRKTIRKFASRFSHVEKRVKEKGLERPPLEVMDVFWEEAKKMERQN; from the coding sequence ATGAGCAAGCACCCTGATTTTATTGAATTAGTTGAGGTTGTGGACAAACTTCGAGGTGAAAATGGATGCCCTTGGGACAAGATACAAACCCACGATTCAGCTAAGCCGTATCTAATCGAGGAAACCTACGAAGTAATCGAGGCTCTCGAAGCCCACGACGACAGCGCTCTATGCGAAGAATTAGGCGATGTCCTTTTGCAAATTGTATTTCACGCCAAAATGGCTTCCGAGCGTGGAGCCTTCGATATCGATGACATAACGAAAGGCATTGTGGAGAAATTGATAAACAGACATCCACATGTCTTTGGTGAATCTTCGCTAGAAACTGCAGAACAAGTTTTACAGGAATGGGAACAAATAAAACTGAAAGAAAAAAAGGCAAAGCGAGGTAAATCCTCCCTTCTAGATGGTTTACCCATGTCTATGTCGGCGCTGCTCGTTGCGCAGAGAATACAAGAAAAAGCCTCACGCATTGGTTTCGATTGGCCTACAATCGAACCTGTATGGGAAAAAATTCGTGAGGAGTTCTCCGAATTAGAAAAGGCGATTGTATCACAGGATATAGAAGAAATCGAGTCCGAACTTGGAGATTTACTTTTTTCGATTACTAATCTAGCGCGTTTCCTTGAAGTATCGAGCGAGATGGCCCTTCGAAAAACAATCCGAAAATTCGCCTCGCGATTCTCGCACGTCGAAAAAAGGGTTAAAGAAAAGGGGCTCGAGCGCCCACCCCTCGAAGTTATGGATGTCTTTTGGGAAGAGGCCAAAAAAATGGAAAGACAAAATTAA
- a CDS encoding flippase-like domain-containing protein, translating to MNKQKWYSWALALLVVVAVGYMIARNFGELRKYDFDFRWGFIILALLSEVSAYLSKLVIWQHLSRSYGLKVPLIKAGKGFFLSQLGRYIPGKVGLLLIRMETYREYSRKNTAIATGVEMISTIGGACILVLIGIIAAGEYLPSYSIWVALIGFAAVLIFLWPGIFKPLANFGFRLIKRSPMEEVPPYSVTLKYVAVYLFPGLLHGLGLFMVLCSLSPISFAFYLPITSIYFAAGIVGLLAVFVPAGLGVREGVMMLVLPLIVDKPIVIVGVILSRMVLTLSEISLAGIFTVLDKFNSK from the coding sequence TTGAACAAACAAAAATGGTATAGCTGGGCATTGGCACTTCTAGTAGTAGTGGCTGTGGGATATATGATAGCTAGGAATTTCGGAGAGCTCAGGAAATACGATTTTGATTTTCGTTGGGGTTTTATAATCCTTGCTTTATTGAGTGAAGTTTCTGCTTATTTATCAAAGTTAGTAATTTGGCAACATCTTTCGCGTTCTTATGGTCTAAAAGTGCCTTTGATAAAAGCGGGCAAAGGCTTTTTTCTCTCTCAACTTGGGAGATATATTCCGGGAAAAGTTGGTCTTTTGCTAATTCGGATGGAAACCTATCGAGAGTATTCGCGTAAGAATACAGCTATAGCGACCGGTGTAGAGATGATTTCGACAATCGGCGGGGCATGTATCTTGGTGTTAATTGGTATTATAGCGGCGGGTGAATATCTTCCTTCTTATTCGATTTGGGTTGCTTTGATTGGATTTGCTGCGGTTTTGATTTTTTTATGGCCGGGCATTTTCAAACCCCTTGCCAATTTTGGGTTTAGATTAATAAAGCGTTCTCCGATGGAGGAGGTTCCTCCTTACAGCGTAACGCTCAAGTATGTAGCTGTGTATCTTTTTCCTGGGTTGCTTCATGGTCTTGGGTTATTTATGGTTTTGTGTTCGCTTTCCCCTATAAGTTTTGCATTTTATTTGCCAATAACTTCAATCTACTTTGCTGCGGGTATAGTAGGGTTGCTTGCTGTTTTCGTTCCGGCGGGACTCGGTGTTCGAGAGGGCGTAATGATGCTCGTTTTACCGCTCATTGTGGACAAACCTATAGTAATAGTGGGAGTCATACTCTCTCGAATGGTTTTAACATTATCGGAGATATCTTTAGCCGGCATTTTCACAGTTTTAGATAAGTTTAATTCAAAATAG
- a CDS encoding DUF2520 domain-containing protein — translation MKSLGIGIIGAGRIGSAMAFWLARNGWRIVGFYDILEKSSAEAARITPCGVFDSMEKLVDRCEILFITVPDDAIISVCEHLGELRDFSAKFLFHTSGILPSKILRLAGLDKAVYCIHPFGGVSSISKTENPFKSLFFGCEGDLAASDIAENLVTSLEGKFIHIDCNTKGRYHFGASLAANHSFALLEICSKLLEDSGIQKKNAIDMTISIVEKAIENFRKFGFANGATGPVVRNDELTIAQHLIAANQTGNLDIYIAGLEKIRELLRKGN, via the coding sequence TTGAAATCGCTGGGAATCGGCATTATAGGCGCTGGACGAATAGGATCGGCGATGGCTTTCTGGCTTGCCAGAAACGGATGGCGAATCGTTGGTTTTTATGATATACTCGAAAAGTCCTCCGCCGAGGCTGCACGTATAACTCCATGTGGTGTATTCGATTCGATGGAAAAACTCGTTGATCGATGCGAAATCTTATTCATAACTGTTCCCGACGACGCAATAATATCGGTTTGTGAGCACCTTGGCGAATTACGCGATTTCAGCGCAAAGTTTCTATTTCACACAAGCGGAATACTCCCTTCGAAAATACTTCGCCTGGCAGGCTTAGACAAAGCAGTATATTGCATACATCCATTCGGAGGCGTATCATCAATCTCGAAAACCGAGAATCCATTCAAATCCCTCTTTTTCGGATGTGAAGGCGATCTTGCAGCCTCAGATATCGCTGAAAATCTCGTTACATCCCTCGAAGGCAAGTTTATCCATATCGATTGTAATACGAAAGGTCGATACCATTTTGGCGCAAGCCTTGCCGCAAACCACAGCTTTGCCCTTCTGGAGATTTGCTCGAAACTCCTCGAAGATTCGGGAATTCAGAAAAAAAACGCTATCGACATGACAATATCGATAGTCGAGAAAGCTATAGAGAATTTCCGTAAATTCGGGTTTGCAAATGGAGCTACAGGCCCGGTTGTCCGTAATGACGAACTCACTATCGCACAACACCTTATTGCCGCTAACCAAACAGGCAACCTCGATATCTACATCGCTGGATTGGAAAAAATAAGAGAGCTCTTGCGAAAAGGAAATTAA